In Paenibacillus sp. FSL M7-0420, a single genomic region encodes these proteins:
- a CDS encoding NAD(P)-dependent oxidoreductase → MLNKDCVKIAIFGATGHIAKNLIVGLSSSEHYELYLFARDQERLTSFLFENSIQGKTHLREYKQFQDLDTYNVIINCIGVGNPGDLLRNPFSVFQITEQYDNMILRYIQNNPDSIYINLSSGAAYGSDFEKPATNTKLLNLNINNLSLKDYYGISKLNTEAKHRSLEKFKIVDLRIFGFFSAFIDVDSKFLLTDVIEHVGMRKVLNTSSENILRDYIHPEDFLSLVQSCMDENIQNGVYDVYSLKPATKFEILDYFVREHGLKYQVDTSYTYDSITGSKSNYYSLNGEASTIGYLPRYTSLESIQSGYQQLRMRNKNENN, encoded by the coding sequence GTGCTTAATAAGGATTGTGTGAAAATCGCAATATTTGGCGCTACGGGTCATATTGCGAAAAACTTAATAGTTGGTCTTTCTTCTTCGGAACATTACGAATTATATTTATTCGCTCGGGATCAAGAGAGGCTGACTTCCTTTTTATTTGAGAATAGCATTCAAGGCAAGACTCATCTTAGAGAGTATAAACAGTTTCAAGATTTAGATACTTATAACGTTATTATTAATTGTATAGGAGTAGGTAACCCAGGAGACCTTCTTCGGAATCCCTTTAGTGTATTTCAAATTACAGAACAATATGACAACATGATTCTTCGCTATATACAAAATAATCCCGATTCTATATATATCAATCTTAGTTCTGGGGCCGCATATGGCTCTGATTTTGAAAAACCTGCAACAAATACTAAATTACTTAATTTGAATATAAATAATTTATCACTCAAAGATTACTATGGGATTTCTAAGTTGAATACGGAGGCAAAACATAGAAGTCTAGAAAAGTTTAAAATAGTCGACCTTAGGATATTCGGTTTTTTTAGCGCTTTTATTGATGTGGATTCAAAGTTTCTTCTAACTGATGTAATTGAGCATGTTGGGATGAGGAAAGTACTCAATACATCTTCAGAAAATATCCTTAGAGATTATATACATCCAGAAGATTTTCTTTCTCTTGTGCAAAGTTGCATGGACGAGAATATACAGAACGGGGTATATGATGTGTATTCTCTCAAGCCAGCGACTAAATTTGAAATTTTGGACTATTTTGTTAGGGAACATGGATTGAAATATCAAGTTGACACTAGCTACACTTACGATTCTATAACAGGCTCAAAGAGTAACTATTATTCTTTAAATGGAGAGGCCTCAACTATAGGCTATCTTCCTAGATATACTTCTTTAGAGAGTATCCAGTCAGGTTACCAACAATTAAGAATGAGGAATAAAAATGAAAACAATTAG
- a CDS encoding thiamine pyrophosphate-binding protein: MKLSDYVIDCLKQEGVSHVFEFIGGAIVHLLDSVSFRDDMECISVRHEQAGAFSAEAYARMNGKLGVAMATSGPGALNLLTGIGSCYFDSVPCLFITGQVNTYEYKFDRPVRQIGFQETDIVSVAKPLTKYAAMVTDPDQIRYEMEKAIYLAQNGRPGPVLLDIPMNLQRAQIEPETLASFYDSEEYFNELSKKSEISESVIADVIKMLSAAKRPLILAGGGVRVSNSAAALTQFVEKSGIPVVSSLMGIDVISHDNPLYSGLIGSYGNRYSNLILANCDLLLILGSRLDSRQTGTRPDTFGRGAIKIHVDIDYNELNSKVEATLAVKANLTEFLEKMNLALTDFNKPDISKWLKLIESLKDQFPTYSFTPVANEIEPNRFMELLSSKSEMFGAVCLDVGQHQMWASQSFKLSGEQRLLNSGGMGAMGFALPAAIGASLANGEETLVIAGDGGFQLNIQELDTIVRLNLPIKMVVMNNSSLGMVRQFQDLYFEGRQQSTVNPNPSFMKIVEAYTIPAYQMDTMDDIHQLEQFLSTNGPAFIEVKLEKKTEVHPKLVVNRPIEDMYPYLDREELKKIMLIDLVDEMDIPT, translated from the coding sequence TTGAAACTATCCGATTATGTAATAGATTGCCTTAAGCAAGAAGGTGTATCTCATGTTTTTGAATTTATCGGAGGGGCTATAGTCCACTTGTTGGATTCTGTCTCCTTCAGAGATGATATGGAATGCATATCTGTTCGCCATGAACAAGCGGGTGCATTTTCGGCTGAAGCTTATGCCAGAATGAACGGAAAGCTTGGAGTTGCAATGGCAACGAGTGGGCCTGGAGCATTAAATCTACTTACTGGAATAGGTAGTTGCTATTTCGATTCAGTTCCGTGTTTGTTCATTACTGGACAAGTAAACACTTATGAATATAAGTTCGATAGACCTGTCAGACAAATTGGGTTTCAAGAAACAGATATTGTTAGTGTAGCGAAACCTTTAACGAAGTATGCTGCTATGGTTACTGATCCAGATCAAATAAGATACGAAATGGAAAAAGCAATATATTTAGCCCAAAATGGACGTCCGGGTCCAGTATTATTAGATATTCCAATGAATCTTCAGAGAGCACAAATTGAACCTGAAACTTTAGCCAGCTTCTATGATAGTGAAGAATATTTTAATGAACTTTCTAAAAAATCAGAAATCAGTGAATCTGTTATTGCAGATGTTATTAAGATGTTATCTGCTGCAAAAAGACCTCTCATTTTGGCAGGTGGTGGTGTAAGAGTTAGCAATTCTGCAGCAGCACTTACACAGTTTGTAGAGAAGTCGGGAATACCGGTTGTAAGCTCATTAATGGGAATTGATGTGATTTCACATGATAATCCTTTATATTCTGGTCTAATTGGGTCATATGGTAACCGCTATAGTAATCTAATCCTGGCCAACTGTGATCTATTACTTATATTAGGGTCAAGACTAGATAGTAGACAAACCGGAACCAGACCAGATACGTTTGGGCGCGGTGCTATAAAAATTCATGTTGATATTGATTATAATGAACTCAACAGTAAGGTTGAAGCAACTCTGGCTGTTAAAGCAAATCTTACTGAGTTCTTGGAGAAAATGAATTTAGCACTTACAGATTTTAATAAACCGGATATTTCCAAATGGTTGAAGTTGATTGAGTCTTTGAAAGATCAGTTTCCTACTTATTCTTTTACTCCAGTTGCTAATGAAATTGAACCAAACCGTTTTATGGAATTACTCTCGTCTAAGTCTGAAATGTTTGGAGCGGTTTGCCTAGATGTTGGTCAACACCAAATGTGGGCATCGCAATCTTTCAAATTATCTGGAGAACAAAGATTATTAAACTCTGGTGGTATGGGAGCAATGGGGTTTGCCTTACCGGCTGCAATTGGCGCTTCCTTAGCAAATGGAGAGGAAACTCTTGTTATTGCAGGAGACGGGGGCTTCCAACTTAATATACAAGAATTAGATACTATTGTTCGTTTGAATTTACCTATAAAAATGGTTGTTATGAACAATAGTTCTCTTGGAATGGTAAGACAATTTCAAGATTTGTATTTTGAGGGCAGACAGCAGTCTACTGTGAATCCCAATCCTTCATTTATGAAAATTGTTGAGGCTTATACAATCCCTGCGTATCAGATGGATACAATGGATGATATTCATCAGCTTGAACAGTTCTTGAGTACTAACGGACCAGCATTTATTGAGGTGAAGTTGGAAAAGAAAACAGAAGTACATCCTAAATTAGTTGTAAATAGACCTATTGAAGATATGTACCCATATCTTGATAGGGAAGAGTTAAAGAAAATAATGCTAATAGATCTTGTTGATGAAATGGACATTCCTACTTAA
- the rfbG gene encoding CDP-glucose 4,6-dehydratase produces the protein MINKQFWNGKKVFLTGHTGFKGSWLSLWLSSLGAEVTGYSLEPSTTPNLFDLCNIKDLLKNSVIADIRDGERLKRAMLQAQPEIVIHMAAQPLVRESYKSPVETYEVNVMGTVNLLEAVRNCPSVVSVVNVTTDKCYENKEWHWGYRENEPLGGHDPYSSSKACSELVTSAYRNSFLNNHLDGRKIAVASARAGNVIGGGDWAVDRLVPDIIRSILTDQKIIIRNPNSIRPWQHVLEPLSGYLLLAENLYNYGEKFASAWNFGPLDDDAKPVEWIVREICSIWEGASFEVDTSAQPHEARYLKLDCSKAAAELEWHPRWNLRQAIDKIVEFTIAYQKGEKLIDVCVKQIKDYQESL, from the coding sequence ATGATAAACAAGCAATTTTGGAACGGTAAAAAAGTATTTCTGACTGGTCACACGGGCTTTAAGGGATCTTGGCTAAGTTTATGGCTAAGTTCCTTGGGCGCTGAAGTTACAGGATATTCTTTAGAGCCTTCTACTACACCTAATTTATTTGACTTATGCAATATAAAGGATCTATTGAAAAACAGTGTGATAGCTGATATTAGAGATGGCGAAAGATTGAAGAGAGCTATGCTCCAGGCTCAACCTGAAATTGTTATCCATATGGCTGCTCAGCCGTTAGTGCGGGAGTCTTATAAGAGTCCAGTCGAAACCTATGAAGTGAATGTTATGGGTACAGTCAATTTACTGGAAGCCGTCAGGAATTGTCCAAGTGTTGTTTCTGTAGTTAATGTTACAACTGACAAGTGTTATGAAAACAAGGAATGGCATTGGGGATATAGAGAAAACGAGCCACTGGGTGGGCATGATCCTTACTCTAGTAGTAAGGCATGCTCTGAGCTAGTGACTAGTGCTTACCGAAATTCCTTTTTAAATAATCATCTTGATGGTAGAAAGATTGCTGTTGCTTCAGCCAGAGCTGGTAATGTAATTGGTGGTGGGGATTGGGCAGTTGATAGGTTAGTGCCAGATATCATTAGGTCTATTCTGACTGATCAAAAAATTATTATTCGAAATCCAAATTCTATTAGACCATGGCAGCATGTACTTGAACCTTTGAGTGGTTATCTTTTATTAGCAGAGAATTTATATAATTATGGCGAGAAATTCGCTAGTGCATGGAATTTTGGCCCTCTAGATGATGATGCCAAACCTGTTGAATGGATTGTTCGGGAGATTTGTAGTATATGGGAGGGAGCCAGCTTTGAAGTTGATACCAGTGCTCAACCTCACGAAGCGCGATATCTAAAACTGGACTGTTCCAAGGCTGCTGCTGAATTGGAATGGCACCCGCGCTGGAACCTGAGGCAGGCGATTGACAAAATTGTAGAGTTCACGATTGCATACCAGAAAGGTGAAAAACTAATTGACGTTTGTGTAAAACAGATAAAGGACTACCAAGAGTCTTTGTAA
- the rfbF gene encoding glucose-1-phosphate cytidylyltransferase, protein MKVVILAGGYGTRISEESHLRPKPMIEIGQKPILWHIMKLYSHYGFNDFVICLGYKGFYIKEYFAHYFLHESDVTFDFTSDNQLVTHTHTAEPWKVTLVNTGIDTMTGGRVKRIQKYIGNEPFMLTYGDGVSDVNISELVNQHNLHGRLATVTTVQPSGRFGALDIDSNNEVKGFQEKPKGDGSWINAGFFVLQPEVFNYIDGDETFFEKEPLEGLARDGELFGFKHHGFWQPMDTLRDKNHLEDLWSSGQAPWKTWDAKPVRTK, encoded by the coding sequence ATGAAGGTAGTTATTCTTGCAGGTGGATATGGTACTAGAATCAGCGAAGAATCTCATCTCAGACCGAAACCTATGATTGAAATAGGCCAGAAGCCAATTTTATGGCACATCATGAAATTATATTCCCATTATGGTTTTAATGATTTTGTGATATGTCTTGGTTATAAAGGGTTTTATATCAAAGAATACTTTGCTCATTATTTTTTACATGAATCAGATGTAACATTTGATTTCACAAGTGATAATCAGTTGGTGACACACACCCATACAGCAGAACCTTGGAAAGTAACTCTTGTGAATACCGGAATTGATACAATGACTGGTGGAAGAGTGAAGAGAATACAAAAATACATTGGAAATGAACCCTTCATGCTGACTTATGGCGATGGAGTATCTGATGTGAATATATCAGAACTTGTTAATCAGCATAACTTACATGGACGTCTCGCAACAGTAACTACTGTGCAACCAAGTGGCCGCTTTGGTGCATTAGATATAGATTCCAACAACGAAGTAAAGGGTTTCCAAGAAAAGCCTAAAGGTGACGGGTCTTGGATTAATGCAGGGTTCTTCGTGTTACAACCAGAAGTATTTAATTACATTGATGGTGATGAGACTTTCTTTGAAAAAGAACCTTTGGAAGGATTGGCACGTGATGGGGAATTGTTTGGTTTTAAGCATCATGGATTTTGGCAACCAATGGATACACTGAGAGACAAAAACCATTTAGAGGATCTTTGGAGTAGCGGGCAGGCTCCATGGAAGACTTGGGATGCAAAGCCGGTGAGAACAAAATGA
- the rfbH gene encoding lipopolysaccharide biosynthesis protein RfbH, translating into MLKQGMIVSVKETGEFGLISSEINGEGFEIYNLADKLTNEFSEKFNFEIKHGHLNRLLYLDTRVKTNISRENITPFAQINNADFEKIMRLDILSKVENYYELFHSERNKEFDPESTQVSYGGRVYDEKEMRSLVDSSLDFWLTAGRYNKQFEKEYAEFLGVRYALLTNSGSSANLLAFSALTSPKLKDRQIKPGDEVITVAAGFPTTVTPIVQNGAIPVFIDVELGTYNIIVDRIEAAITPKTKAIMVAHTMGNPFELDKVMEIAAKYNLWVVEDNCDALGSKFNGKLTGTHGHIGTSSFYPPHHMTMGEGGAVYTNNALLKSIIESFRDWGRDCWCPSGCDNTCNKRFGWELGSLPYGYDHKYTYSHIGYNLRVTEMQAAIGVEQLKKVPTFTQARKDNFKRLFEGLKDLGEHFILPRATENSDPSWFGFMLTVQDGAKFTKNEIVEYLEANRIQTRMLFAGNLTRQPAFQNVNYRISGDLKNTDKIMHDTFLVGVYPGLTKEKIDYVVSKIRSFVLDKK; encoded by the coding sequence ATGTTAAAGCAAGGCATGATTGTATCAGTTAAAGAAACAGGAGAATTTGGGTTGATTTCTTCTGAGATAAATGGAGAGGGATTCGAGATTTATAATCTAGCTGATAAACTTACAAATGAGTTTTCAGAGAAGTTTAACTTTGAAATTAAGCATGGGCATCTGAATAGATTATTATATCTAGATACACGTGTTAAGACAAACATCTCTAGAGAGAACATCACTCCTTTTGCCCAAATTAATAACGCAGACTTTGAGAAGATCATGAGACTTGATATCTTGTCTAAGGTTGAAAACTACTACGAATTATTCCACTCGGAAAGAAACAAAGAATTTGATCCTGAATCAACCCAAGTTTCTTATGGTGGTCGTGTATATGATGAGAAGGAAATGAGAAGCTTAGTGGACTCTTCACTAGACTTTTGGCTCACTGCTGGCCGATATAACAAACAATTTGAAAAGGAATATGCTGAGTTCTTAGGCGTTAGGTATGCTCTTCTCACTAACTCTGGATCCTCTGCTAATCTCTTAGCCTTCTCAGCTTTAACATCTCCAAAACTGAAGGACCGTCAGATAAAACCAGGAGACGAAGTAATCACAGTAGCAGCTGGTTTCCCAACGACTGTAACGCCTATTGTACAGAATGGTGCTATTCCGGTCTTTATCGATGTAGAATTGGGAACATACAATATCATAGTGGATCGTATTGAAGCAGCGATCACACCAAAAACCAAGGCAATTATGGTCGCTCACACTATGGGGAATCCTTTTGAATTAGACAAGGTTATGGAGATTGCTGCTAAATACAATCTATGGGTGGTTGAAGATAACTGTGATGCTCTTGGCTCTAAATTTAATGGTAAATTAACTGGCACACATGGACATATCGGTACATCAAGCTTCTATCCTCCGCATCATATGACTATGGGTGAAGGTGGGGCAGTATACACCAATAACGCCTTGCTTAAATCAATTATTGAATCCTTCAGAGATTGGGGCAGAGATTGCTGGTGTCCATCTGGCTGTGATAATACATGCAATAAACGCTTTGGTTGGGAACTAGGATCTTTACCTTACGGCTATGATCATAAATATACCTACTCACATATTGGCTACAATTTGCGGGTTACAGAGATGCAGGCAGCTATTGGGGTTGAACAACTTAAGAAGGTTCCAACTTTCACTCAAGCACGTAAAGATAATTTCAAAAGATTGTTTGAAGGTTTGAAGGATCTGGGAGAGCACTTTATTCTGCCAAGGGCAACTGAAAACTCAGACCCAAGTTGGTTCGGGTTTATGTTAACTGTACAAGATGGTGCGAAATTCACGAAGAATGAAATTGTAGAGTATTTGGAGGCCAATCGGATTCAGACACGCATGTTGTTTGCCGGTAACTTAACCCGTCAACCAGCATTTCAAAATGTGAATTATCGTATAAGTGGTGATCTTAAAAATACTGATAAAATTATGCATGATACATTCTTGGTTGGAGTTTATCCAGGATTAACCAAAGAAAAAATTGATTATGTAGTTAGTAAAATTAGAAGTTTCGTATTAGATAAAAAATAA
- a CDS encoding GtrA family protein: protein MKNSSVKFVIVGILNTIVGLSVYTLYLKLIQDNYLQALILSHVIGVVHSYLWNNRWTFQQKRYNAKSGMKFVFVYIVTFFVNLFLLALLVDTIGMNKLIAQAIALFLTTVVSFFGHKYWSFRSSKNS from the coding sequence ATGAAAAATTCTTCAGTTAAATTTGTAATAGTAGGTATTTTAAATACAATTGTGGGCCTTAGTGTATATACACTATATCTAAAATTGATTCAAGACAATTATCTCCAGGCGCTTATTCTATCACATGTTATAGGTGTGGTTCATAGTTATTTATGGAATAATAGATGGACATTTCAGCAGAAGAGATATAATGCGAAAAGTGGTATGAAGTTTGTGTTTGTATACATCGTTACTTTTTTTGTTAACTTATTTCTATTAGCATTATTAGTTGATACAATAGGAATGAATAAATTAATTGCACAAGCGATAGCTCTGTTTTTAACTACAGTAGTCAGTTTTTTTGGACATAAATACTGGAGTTTTAGATCCTCCAAAAATTCTTAA
- a CDS encoding LamG domain-containing protein has translation MYKAKRTFFSASLSIILTTIVFYFIGRLISVDLPSDFSTSIKEIFSVDPASFLPEPTEKRIFFISVIGFPIVMSFLYLISDKVFLKFEILSSKTVYYIVFALNTFIIIYLLYSYTTQSGNVFFINNSFIKESPILFVAIIIFIMMMKFFLKRKEIEKLIFHNAFNEKINMIIKWIVILYIIFVGFSNILTINSFNDSAQYTSHFNAVFHSVSQVYLGKSMLVDLTNQYGLYPHILEPIFKLMGLNVFTFTLVMSLLISLSFYCIFKVLDKLILNKYICLLAFSFVLYYGYIHFRLISPDPYYQYYPIRTLFPALLLYLSLKFFEGKSSWKYYLFTLIFSLAVLWNMDTGIIVFLTWVLALIFDDALNWKGLSLFCKSCLKHFLVSLAGLAMVLLTFSLFVYLRSGVMPDYIKFFNYQTYFYGFGFFMLPMKMIHPWNLVILMYIIGLIISLSSIIQKVNTLQVRLIFILSILGVGLFTYYQGRSHDHVLTLTWYPALMLLVIYIYMLYCQVKKKNNEVGKRYWLLYSTLFLFIILIGSSLLSLVKNTNNIYHLFESRWSLVFDKTETPVTSGINFIKENTIEGEKILILSYHSGVDYLYSKTMPIIDIPGMSELFLIKEYNLINTAINKNSSLKKVFIDVNFLTNAQQNYQANLKVMKALYDNFEIIDKSPYDNMVLLNRKSEGVSSNSVLLPNRQNDIHYLISNNFFVTKPFNDGIVGMKEYLPAVSLSQEFTIEVILKPDKVQKPYGIIIGNHPGDGFQGFVIQQENNNQNVYSFNYGNGNQWAPPLKFSLVPNEWSYITVVFNKGKTNIYINGFLETSELSLEHFENSQLPLSIGNWMNMDRGFNGIISEVRISNGVLLDREISDNWKGMIDHLPDL, from the coding sequence ATGTATAAGGCAAAGAGAACGTTTTTTTCTGCTTCATTAAGTATAATCCTTACAACCATTGTGTTCTATTTCATTGGCAGACTCATTAGTGTAGACCTTCCAAGCGACTTTTCGACAAGTATAAAGGAGATTTTTTCTGTTGATCCAGCTTCATTTTTGCCAGAGCCAACAGAGAAAAGAATATTTTTTATATCTGTAATAGGTTTTCCCATAGTAATGAGCTTTTTGTATTTGATTTCTGACAAAGTATTTTTGAAATTTGAAATTCTATCATCAAAAACGGTGTATTACATCGTTTTTGCATTGAATACTTTTATAATTATATATTTACTCTACTCTTACACTACACAAAGTGGAAATGTGTTTTTTATTAATAACTCTTTTATCAAGGAATCTCCAATCTTATTCGTAGCAATTATTATATTTATTATGATGATGAAATTTTTTTTAAAAAGAAAAGAAATTGAAAAGTTGATTTTTCACAATGCATTTAATGAAAAAATAAATATGATTATCAAATGGATTGTGATTTTGTATATAATTTTTGTAGGTTTTTCGAATATTCTTACAATCAACTCATTTAATGATAGTGCACAATATACAAGTCACTTTAATGCAGTATTTCATTCTGTTAGCCAAGTTTATTTAGGGAAGTCAATGCTAGTGGATCTTACAAATCAATATGGACTATATCCTCATATATTAGAACCGATATTCAAATTGATGGGTTTAAATGTATTTACTTTCACATTAGTTATGAGTTTGTTAATATCTCTTTCATTCTATTGTATATTTAAAGTTCTTGATAAATTGATTCTTAACAAATATATATGTTTGTTAGCATTCTCATTTGTTTTGTATTATGGGTATATACATTTTAGGCTTATTAGCCCTGATCCATATTATCAATATTATCCCATAAGAACGTTATTTCCCGCTTTATTATTATACCTTTCACTTAAATTTTTTGAGGGGAAAAGTAGCTGGAAATATTATTTGTTTACCTTAATTTTCTCATTGGCTGTATTGTGGAATATGGACACAGGAATAATTGTTTTCTTAACCTGGGTATTAGCATTGATATTCGATGATGCTCTTAACTGGAAAGGTCTTTCTTTGTTTTGTAAAAGTTGTTTAAAACACTTTCTCGTTTCATTAGCAGGGTTAGCAATGGTTCTATTAACTTTTTCCTTATTTGTTTATTTGAGATCCGGAGTAATGCCGGATTATATAAAATTTTTCAATTATCAAACATATTTTTATGGTTTTGGATTCTTCATGCTACCTATGAAGATGATACATCCTTGGAATCTAGTTATTCTCATGTATATTATTGGGCTAATAATTTCATTGAGTAGTATTATTCAAAAAGTAAATACATTACAAGTTAGATTGATATTTATATTGTCTATTCTTGGAGTGGGGCTATTCACGTATTATCAAGGCAGAAGTCATGATCATGTTTTAACTCTAACTTGGTATCCTGCATTAATGTTATTGGTCATATATATATACATGTTATATTGTCAAGTGAAGAAAAAAAACAATGAGGTCGGGAAGAGATATTGGTTGCTGTACAGTACATTATTTCTTTTTATAATATTAATTGGATCTTCATTACTTAGTCTAGTGAAGAATACAAATAATATTTATCACCTATTTGAAAGTCGTTGGTCTCTAGTATTTGATAAAACTGAGACGCCAGTTACGTCAGGTATTAATTTTATTAAAGAAAACACAATTGAAGGAGAAAAGATTTTAATTTTATCTTATCATTCAGGAGTGGATTATTTATATTCTAAAACTATGCCTATAATCGATATTCCAGGAATGTCTGAATTGTTTTTAATAAAAGAATACAATTTAATTAATACAGCAATAAATAAAAATAGTTCTTTGAAAAAGGTCTTTATAGACGTGAATTTTTTAACCAACGCTCAACAAAATTATCAAGCTAATCTAAAGGTAATGAAAGCATTATATGATAATTTTGAGATAATAGATAAAAGTCCATATGATAATATGGTGTTGTTAAATCGAAAATCCGAAGGCGTATCTTCTAATTCAGTTCTGTTGCCTAATCGACAAAATGATATTCATTATCTTATAAGTAATAATTTTTTTGTAACTAAACCATTTAATGACGGTATAGTGGGCATGAAGGAGTATCTGCCTGCAGTCTCGTTAAGTCAAGAATTTACTATCGAGGTGATCCTAAAACCGGATAAGGTTCAGAAACCATATGGAATAATAATCGGGAATCATCCAGGAGATGGATTTCAGGGATTTGTAATACAACAGGAAAATAATAATCAAAATGTTTATTCTTTTAATTATGGGAATGGAAATCAATGGGCTCCCCCATTGAAGTTCTCATTAGTCCCAAATGAATGGAGTTATATCACCGTTGTATTTAATAAAGGAAAGACTAATATTTATATAAATGGCTTTTTAGAAACTTCTGAATTGAGTTTAGAACATTTTGAGAATAGTCAGCTGCCATTATCAATAGGTAACTGGATGAACATGGATCGCGGGTTTAACGGTATTATAAGTGAAGTTCGAATAAGTAACGGTGTCTTATTGGATCGAGAGATATCTGATAATTGGAAAGGTATGATAGACCATTTGCCAGACTTATAA